One Candidatus Nitronauta litoralis genomic window, TACCAATAATACGACTGAACTTATTGCAGCTTTTATCAGCCTCTTTGATAACTGAATCTTTTTTGGTGCGCTGGTAGTTCCCGGAAAGACAACGATAGTCAGTTCGTCTTTTTTCACCCAACCCCCTTGAATTTTTTAGAATTACCTAATTGATACAGTGTCACGCACGGTAAAAACGGGTGCAGAATATCGCCTAAACCCCTATTTTGTCAAGGGTTATTCGTTTTAAAAAAACCTGGTGATTTGCCTGACAAGCGGTAGCTACTGTAAGTTACTGATTTTTAATTCCTTGTTCAATTTCCTTAATTCGCTCCCTGGCTTGGATATGATCCGGGTTGATTTTTAAAAGCTTCCGATAATGCTCTAACGCCGCATTTTTCTGACCTCTTTCTTCTTCCAGCAAAGCTAGACTAAACAATGCCGAAACCTCTCCAGTGGGATGTTTGATGTCCTGATACACCTTCAACATGGCCGTCATTTGTTCAAAAGTCTTGTTTACATTTCCAGCCCCATAAGCTTTGAAACCCTCCTGACGAAGATAAGCAGCATAAGCCCGACCATACCCCAACGTATTCGCGCGGGACTTTTGCGCTTTGGCAGCCTCGAATTCTTTCAAAAATGTCTCTTCCTTGCCCATTGCCTGATAAGTGCGCAAAAGGTTGCGATATACCAGGAGGTCTCCAGGACTTTTATCAATTGCCGTCTGCAATTTTTTAATAGCATTCTGATAATCATTCTTATCAAAATATAAAACAGCCAGGGTGTTGTAGGCCGGACTGTTCTGTGAATTTTTTTCAATGGCCCGGTTCAAATAAGACTCCGCCTTTTCAGAATTCTTGTTTATAAAACTGGCAAGGCCCAACCCGTATAGGACCGAGGATGAGTCTGGATTCTTTTTTAAATACTCCTCCAGAAATCCGGTAACTTCTTCAATCTTTTTCAAACCCGCTTTTGCTTTTACCAATCCTCGAACCACATAAGGATTTTCAGCACCGGTTTCAAACAGTTTTGAATAGATCGCTTCAGCACCCTCAAACTGTCCCATCTTGAGCAGGGTTTCACCCATCTGCATGGGAGGGAGGGCAAACTCCTGAGTCTCCCCCTGCGCAAAAGTTAGAGAAGACACCATTAGTAGGACAGATATTAGAAATGTCTGAAAGGTTTTAATCAAGGTTTCCTCATATGGTAGGGGGTACGGCATTCTCCTGAAACTCGGGAGCAGCCTGCTCGAAATGACTGAGGTTGTCGAAGCGGGTACTTTCTTTTTGAAAAGCCAGCCTCACATCGCCGATAGGTCCGTTTCTCTGTTTACGAATCAGAATTTCGGCCACGCCAACATCCGGGGACTCCGGATTGTAAACTTCGTCACGATAAATAAACATCACTACATCCGCATCCTGCTCAATGGACCCCGATTCACGCAGGTCTGAAAGCAACGGTCTTTTGTCTGTGCGACTTTCGACTCCACGACTGAGCTGGGACAGCGCAATGATTGGAATATTCAACTCCTTGGCCAACCCCTTGATCCCGCGGGAAATTTCGGAAATCTCCAATTGCCGACTCTCAGTACCAGACCGACCATGCATTAGCTGAAGGTAATCAATGACAATTATCCCCAGATTGTGCTCTGCCATTAAACGTCGGGCCCGAGCACGCAAATCAAGTGTAGAAAGGTCTGCACTGTCGTCAATGAACAAGGGTGCCTCGGAAAGTCGTCCGGCTGCGGCTGTCAAATCGGGCCAACTGGAACTTGGAATAAACCCGGTCCTCAATTTTACCGAGCTCATCCGGGCTTCTGAACAAAGCAACCTGAGGCCAATCTGTTCTTTCGACATTTCCAGGCTGAACAATCCAACCGTCTTGCCTCGCCGTGTGGCAATAAACCTGGCCATATCCAGCGCAAAACTGGTTTTCCCCATACTGGGGCGACCCGCCACGATAATCAGGTCAGAAGGCTGAAACCCGGAGGTCAGTTGATCAAGATCTTTAAAACCTGATTCAAGCCCCGTCACAGTACCCGGGTTTTCGAATAACTTTTCTATCGCATCAAAATTACTTTTGACGATTTCCTTCAGGCTGAAAAAATTGCGTTTGGATTTTCTTTCAGATATTTGGAAGATCGCCTGCTCTGCCCGGTCGAGTATAGTCTCCGCCTCTTCGGAGTCATCGTAACTGTTCGTGACAATTTCAGTCGCCGTCTCGATCAGGTCGCGCAGAATCCTTTTTTCCCGGACGATTTTGGCGTGATGGGCAATCGCTGCTGATGTCGGCACCAGCCCTTCAAGAAAGTCCAGGTAGTCAAGTCCACCTATATCGTCGAGTTCATTTTCCTTGCGCAGGGTTTCAGCAAGGGTCAGCACATCGATTGGCTGAGCGGCCTCAAACAAACGACACATGCAGGCAAATATTTTACGATGGCTGGTTTTGTAAAAATCGCCTTCTTCAAGGATTTCGAGCGTACGTGAAATACCATCCGGGGAAAACAGGCAGGCACCCAGAACATATTGCTCGGCTTCTTCAAGATAAGGCGGAAGTTTTCTTAGGGAAATATCCCCTGAATTTGGGTTGGGCATATACTCTTTATAACACCAAAATTTCCATTAAAAAAGGGAGCAGGAAACCCGGTTAAATGCGGGTTAACGCAACTCCCTTTTATTTCAAACTCATGACATGGATCGACCATCATGACGGGATGGTCTTAAATAATTTTATTCTTCCGTTTCTTTTTCCGCTGTTGTTTCCTCTTCAGGGGCCTCCGTATTGGTTTCGACCTCCTCTGCAGCTTCAGCGGCTGGAGCTTCCGGCTCAGGATCTTCAGACTCAACCACAACTTTAATTTTACCGGTCACTTCCGGGTGCAGTTTCACCGGGACTTCAAATTCTCCGAGTTTTTTGATCGGCTCCGACAACTGAATCCTTCGCCGGTCTATGTTTACTCCCTGGGCACGCAAAAAGTCTCCAATTTCCTGGCTGGTCACCGATCCAAATAGCTTGCCCTGTTCGCCTACTTTCTTTTTTACGGTACAGGTCAGAGCAGCAATTTTATCTGCCACTTCCTGCGCCCCTGCCTGCAACTTCTTCAGGCGTTTCATAACCACCATCTTTTGATGAGTATAGGCTTTGACATTCTTCGGTGTGGCGTGAAGAGCTTTTCCTCTCGGGATCAGAAAATTTCGTGCGAAACCGTCTTTCACATCCACTTCATCACCAACAGAACCAACGTGTTCTACATCCTCTTTCAACAAAACCTTCATAACCTATTCCTTTCCAGCCCGTTATGCGGGGTTGTTTCCTGGTTTTACTTTAAAGTTTAATCTTCGTAATCTTCTGGCTCATCCTGCGCCGGAATGACCGGCTTTCTTATTTTCCTGAAATCGACCCAGGTATCAAACAATCCCAACCCTATGGCCAGCCCTATCATCGGCGGTTGCGTCAGTACCAGGAGGAAAACTATCCCGGACACAACGACGTGGGCTTTTTTAGCCTTCAAAATGGACAGGGCGATTGCCAGTCCCTGAAAATAGTACAAGGTCAGAACAATTATGAATATGTTCAGACCAACCCACTTTATTGCCCCATCTCCAAGAAACAGGGTTCCAAAAGAGAGGATAAATCCCCAGACTATCTGGTCTGGCAAAATCCAGTTTGCTGGCTCCGAATCCTGGAAATACGTGGCTGGGTAGAACTTCAACCAAAGCGACCGGACCAACAGGTAGTTTAATGTTGCCGTTAACATGGCCCCGACTACCAGAATCGCAACGGGAGCCCTTGAAATAGCAGAGACGTAATACTGAGTCGCTTCCTTCATCAGGGCCATTTCTTCAGCAGATGCGCCCGACTCCTTAAAAGCTTTCAGGGAATCTTCTGCTATGACCTTTAGCTTCCCCTGCAAAAACTCTACAGGCGAATGCCCTTCGCCGGTCAAGGTAATCCAAATCAAAATCCCGGATAGAAGGGCTGCTGAAAGAGCCGCCACAGCAATTGTTTTATCCGGCGGCAAATTAAACCGGATGCCCTCTGCCAGAAAAACCACCACGATAGCATAGGCAACAGCAAATCCCATCGCTGCATTCAGGCCGGCGGTCAAACTCAACACCACCAGAACCGCCCCAAGGGCAAACATTCCGGCGGACTTTCCATGCTGAAGGTAAAGCAACACCAACGGTGCTGGCATCAGCAGGCTCAACATCAGCCCCAGGCTGGGCGCAATCAGCGACCCGAGCATGATGAACATGAACAGGCCAAACGGTAAGAATACCGTGACCGGGTTTGGTGCTTCGGGCAAGGCTAGTATTCGACCGAAAACGGCAACAGCGCGATATTTCGAGCCCTCTTTACGGCTTCGGTCAGCTGACGCTGGTGCCCTGCGCAGTTTCCTGAAATCCTGGAGGGAACAATTTTGCCCCGCTCGGAAATCAGAGGCTTGAGAAGCTTGATGTCGTGAAAGTCAATGTACTGAATCTTCTCAGCGCAAAACCGGCAAATTTTTTGTGTAAAAAAACCTCTTTTTTTTCCTGTAGCCATTTAACTGTCCTAGCGAAAATTATGAAACGGTTAAAAAGGGATGTCGTCTTTGGGTGGGGCGCCCTCGCCCATTCCGCCTCCTCCACCATCCATATCCATGGAGGGTTTTCCGGAGCCGGATTTACCAAGAAATTGAACTACATTGGCCACCACTTCCAGTTTGTTTCTTTTTTGACCATCCTGAGCTTCCCAGGATTGGAAATTTAATCGGCCCTCAATAAAAACACCGCTGCCTTTATTAAGATACTCGGTGCAGTTTTCCGCTGTCCTTCCCCAGACTGTGATATCGACAAAACACACGTCCTCTTTCCACTCATCACCGCTTTTGTATTTACGGTTTACTGCAAGACCAAAGCTTGCAACTGCCGCACCACTTGCGGTGAAACGTAATTCAGGATCACGAGTCAAATTCCCCATTAAAAGAACTTTGTTGTAACTTGCCATATTATTTAGTTGGGTTCAGGATGGTCGGTAAAGGATACTCAGGCTGAGGCCGGTGATTCCTCTTTTTTCTCTGGTTCTTTTTTCTCTTGTTCTTTGTTCTCTGGTTCTTTTTTATCAGAACTCTCTCCGGCTTTCTCTGTGCCTTCGCCACTGGCTTCTTCGGCCGCGGTTTCTTCAATCGGTTTCAAAAGGCGATCAAGATCTTTTTCTTCAAGCCGGATGACCATGTATTTGATAACCAGGTCATACAACTGAAGTTCCTTTTCAAAGTCTGCAATCCGACTGGGGTCGCAGGTATGAAACCAGTTGAGGTAATAACCAAATTTATTTTTTTTGATTCGGTAGGCCAGGCGTTTTTTACCCCACTTTTCAAGTCGGGTGTCTTTACCATCACACTTCTCAAGAAGCTCGTTTAGTTTTTCAACAGCCTGGTCGACATGACCTTCATCAAGGTCTGGCTTTAAAATAATTACGGTTTGATAATGACGCAAAGGAATCTCCTCTCGGGTTGAAGCCCTGACCACCGTGAGTCAGAGCGAGGGGTGGGTTTGAATTTCCGAAATATTGTCATATAAAAGACCTCAATGCAAGTAAAATGAGGGTGTTGGGGGCTTGGCATCCAGACAAACCCGGCTCCTATTCACCATCGGTCAACGCCCTGGACTAGGCTATATGAAAACTATTTTGACCAAAATTCCAATATCGGTCCTTGCCGTTATTGGCCTCATATCTTGCGACCTGCCCCAGGCCAAGCCGCCACCGGACCTGTTCAGGAAGATCCACCTCGCCCGGGTAGGCCAGGGACCGGGATATCTTGCCTCCGGAGACCTTGATCTGGATGGGTTTCCGGATATCATCTCTTGCAATTCCAAAGGACACAGTCTTTCCATTCTCTGGGGTAAGGGGGATGGCACTTTCGAAGACCCTCAAACCCAGACCACCGGCCTTGAGCCTTCATTTGCCATGATTACGGATGTTAACCAGGACGAGGTGCCCGACCTCATTTTCAACTCCAGGGGGTCTGATGCTGTCCTGGTCCAGTTGGGTCGGGGGAAACGGCAATTTCTAAAACCCGTAAGAATACCGACCGGTAAAGTTCCACTGGCCATCATCCCGGGAAATTTTAATGAAGATGATGCTCTCGATCTCGCAGTCACCCTCACCTTCAACAAAGTCCAGATTTTTCTGGGCGTGGGAGATGGCAGCTTCAAACAGGGGGACACTTACCAGACAGGGTCGAGATCCCTCTCTGGTGTGGCGAGCGATTTTGACCGGGATGGTCATACAGACCTGGCTCTTGCAGTCAGCAGCAGCACAACCAGTTCCATAAGGCTCTATTCTGGAAGCGGTGAGGGTACTTTTAAACAGGTCAAACGAATTGCGTTAAACCTTCGCCCTTTGATTCTGATCCAGAAAGACATGAATGGCGATGGAACGGAGGACCTGGTTTTTTCCACTGCCATTCAAGATAATCTTTACGCCATGATGGTCAAGGCGGATGGAACATTCGAAGAACCGGAAGCCTTTTCCGGTGGAGGTGGTCCAATTTCATTGGTCGCTGAAGATTTTGACGGTGACCATAAACCTGATGTTGCAGTGGCCAATTCCCGAAGCAGCAGCTTTTCACTTATCACCCGGACCCGCGAAGGAGGATTTTACTTTCCTACTCGCGACTACGTAACAGGCAGCACTCCTTTAGCGCTAACCAGCAGCGACTTTAATCAGGATGGGAAAATGGACATTGCCGTTTCAAGCAATACAGATGGAACCGTCGAGGTTTATCTGAATCAAAGAGGATTGCGCTGACTATTGAGAGGAGAGCTTTGCATAAGTGCAAATTTTTGGAACAAAGTGTTCGTCATTACGAGGAGCCTTTGCGACAATGCAATCCAGCCGGGCAACGCCCGGAGGAAACTGGGAAAAACCTCTGGATCTCCCTTTCGGGCCACGAATGCTTAGAGAAAAAAACTTGCCCCCGGTCATTCGTGATGGCGGATTTTTTGTCAAAATTGCTATAAGTCAAACACGGCTTTGATTCGGAGTTATGCAAAGGATTCTATTGAGAAGCTGCAAATTCCGGTGCTTTGGGCAGCTTGCGCCACTGATTAAAATAGTACCGGATATTACCGCCCTTGACCGGTGTGATTTTACGATAGCTTTCTGTTCCATCCGGGTTCTGGTCGACGATCACCAGCTTTTTGTCGAGAAGTCGGGCGGCTTTGCCAACAAACAGAAACGTATAGGGCTGTTCTTTCGCAATCAACGCATGCAGTTTATGCGCCATCTCAATTTGTCGATCGTGATCGTATTCCTGACGGATCCTGACAATCAATTCGTCCGCCTTCTCATTTTCAAACCCTACAAAATTGAGTTGCCTGGGCCCAGTCTGGCTTGAATGCCAGAGCTGGTAAAGGTCGGGATCTATCCCCATACTCCACCCCAGAATCAAGGCATCAAATTTCATTGAATTGACAAAATCTTTCAGGAACACCGCCCATTCAAACAGTTGGGTGTTGCACTTGATCCCGATCTTGCGCCATTGGTTTTGTACAACAGTCAATATGGCTTTCCTGCTTGGGTTGCCATTGTTTGTGATGAGGTTGAACTCAAACTCCTTACCATCTTTCTCCAACCAGCCGTCCGCGTTCTTTTCCCAGCCGAGCCGATTCAATATTTCAATTGCCCCTTCAGGGTCGTAAGGAAGTGGTTTGACAGACGGATCGTACCAGTCGGTGATTTTGGGATAAGGACCTGTCACGCGCTCACCCTGCTCATAGATCACATATTTGATGATCTTTTCAACATCAAGTGCCATCCCCAGAGCACGGCGGACTTCCGGGTCCTTGAACAAAGGTTTTCGCAGGTTATATCCAATGTATGAATAATTGAAACCCACCGTTGAAAAGCTTTGATACCTCGGGTCATTGGCAAGCCGCTTGACTTGATAGGGTTCGACGTCATAGTTGTCCACTGCTCCGGCATAAAACTCCAGTTCCCGCGTCAGAGCATCCGGAATAACCCGCATGACAAACTCTTCAAATTCCGGAGGACCGTCCCAGTAGTCCGGGTTTCTTTCAAGGCGGATCAACTCATCTGATTGCCATTCAACAAAACGAAACGGGCCTGTGCCAATAGGGTGGCGATTAAATGTCGTGTCCTGCAGGGTGAAAGCAGCCGCGTCTTTTCCAATCAACCCTTTTGCTTTTGCTTCCTTCTCCAGAACGTTTTTGTTCAACAGATGCTCGGGCAGAATACCCATGGTCCAGGCATTGATAGCAGGAGAGAATAAACGCTTGTAAGTGAATTTGATTTGGTGTGGCCCAAGGGGCTCCGCTTTTTTTACGGGTTCGTAGTCTGAACGGCGTGGTGAAAGATTACTGGGGTCCATGATCGATTCATAAGTAAACAACACATCTCCAGAATCAAAAACATGCCCGTCATGGAAGCGAATATTTTCTTTTAGGTCAAAAATAATGACCGGGTTATGCTCGGTTACTTGAAGCAGTTCCTGGTATTGAGATTCAAGTTGTAACTGGTTCGAGTTATTTTTAGCGCGGATAAAATGCTGGTAGGGAAACGAGTCAAAATATTCCTGGCCCAGAAAATTCTGGATGGGTTTAAAAAAATCCTGGTCGATGGTTTTCAATGTAAAGTTTATGACCAGAGGAGATTCAATTTTGTAGTCGACAGACTTTCTCTTAGGTTTGCCATTTTCCAAAACAGGTCTACCCTCTGCATCGCGTTCGGTTACTTTAATCTTTCCTTCGCTGGCATCTCTTTTTATTACTTCAACCTTTTTTAAATTACTGCGCCAACCTTTATTTACTTTCAAGTGACGAATCAATTGCCGGGCGAGTTGCTTGGGTGTTTTTATGTCGGGATGTTCCCAACTGGGGTTCCAGATCAAATAAGCTTCTTCAAACTGTTCCCAGCTTTTAGCCAGTCGCGGGCGCAAACGCAGCTGGTCATCAAGGTCCAGCAAACCATCAAAAACACGCTCATTGATATCGCTACTGGCACTGTCCGCACTCAGGATAGGATTCAATATCCGTGCATCGCCCGTTGTAGCTTCAATGTACCGCAGGAGTCTTTTGGGATTTCCCGTAGCCTGGTCGTCATAGGTGGGGACCCAGAAGAACGACTGCAAAAGGATCGCAACCAGGAGTATTGGAGTCCAAATCAGGATTTTTTTTATCAACATCAGCCAACTCGAAATTCAGGGTTTTCAGAATCTCAACTCCAGTCCAGGATTAGAGCTGTTTTGCAGAAACCGCGTATTCTGCTCGTTAAATGGAATAATGACGCCGAATAGAGAAATAACCTCTCGCATAATTTCTTGACAAAATCCAAGAAACATTATAATACCTTACTTTGAAACAGCTTAGGGGATTCCAAATTAAAGGATTTGAGTTTCCATGAGCGTTGGATTAAGATACACTTCTTTTGGCCGGGACGATTTGGTTTCGGAGCTCTTTTTATGTATAAATAAAAAGAGCAAATTAAACAGCTGTCAATTTTCTAATTTAGAGTTTTACATATAAGTTCAATTCATTTTTGGAAGGAAACTGCACTATGGCCACAATCATCACTGACGAATGTATCAACTGCGGTGTCTGTGAACCCGAATGTCCTAATACGGCAATTGACGATGGGACTAAAGGCGGAATCGATTTTTATTACATTGATCCGGATCTCTGTACCGAATGTGTGGGTTTTCACGGTGAAGAAGCTTGTCAGGAAGTATGCCCGGTAGACTGTTGTATCCCTGACGTAGATCGAAAAGAGTCAGAAGAAGAGCTTCTAGAGAAAGCCGCAAAAATCCACCCAGATCAGACGTTCCCTGCATTGGACGATTTGACCAACGAAACGTCTCTCTTCCGGAACCCTGACCGCAAGAACGCTCATTTGAGCGAAGAATAATTCAGAACTATACAAGAGCGGTCTTCGGGGAAACTCGGACCGCTCTTGCTGTTTTTTTTCGAGTCCCGGTTTAGCGCTAATTATAAAACCTCACTCGGAAAATGATTCAGATCATTGCGGGGTGGAGCAGTCTGGTAGCTCGTTGGGCTCATAACCCAAAGGTCGCAGGTTCAAATCCTGTCCCCGCTACCAAAACAAAGAGGCACTTTGAGGACACCCCTCAAGGTGCCTTTTTAAGTTTTGGGAATTTATTTTCAAATATAAAAAGCCTGTATGTGCGGACGATACTCCTTATCCAAATCCATCAAAGAAATTGCAGAGCATTTTAAATCACCGCTGATTGAAATCGGGCCGTGGCCACGATTCAATATTGCTCCTACTCAATCATTGCCTGTGGTGACTGAGGGACAGGATGGTTTTGAAATTCAATTGATGAAATGGGGGCTGGTACCG contains:
- the rpsF gene encoding 30S ribosomal protein S6, yielding MRHYQTVIILKPDLDEGHVDQAVEKLNELLEKCDGKDTRLEKWGKKRLAYRIKKNKFGYYLNWFHTCDPSRIADFEKELQLYDLVIKYMVIRLEEKDLDRLLKPIEETAAEEASGEGTEKAGESSDKKEPENKEQEKKEPEKKEESPASA
- a CDS encoding DUF2232 domain-containing protein, with translation MPEAPNPVTVFLPFGLFMFIMLGSLIAPSLGLMLSLLMPAPLVLLYLQHGKSAGMFALGAVLVVLSLTAGLNAAMGFAVAYAIVVVFLAEGIRFNLPPDKTIAVAALSAALLSGILIWITLTGEGHSPVEFLQGKLKVIAEDSLKAFKESGASAEEMALMKEATQYYVSAISRAPVAILVVGAMLTATLNYLLVRSLWLKFYPATYFQDSEPANWILPDQIVWGFILSFGTLFLGDGAIKWVGLNIFIIVLTLYYFQGLAIALSILKAKKAHVVVSGIVFLLVLTQPPMIGLAIGLGLFDTWVDFRKIRKPVIPAQDEPEDYED
- a CDS encoding YfhL family 4Fe-4S dicluster ferredoxin, coding for MATIITDECINCGVCEPECPNTAIDDGTKGGIDFYYIDPDLCTECVGFHGEEACQEVCPVDCCIPDVDRKESEEELLEKAAKIHPDQTFPALDDLTNETSLFRNPDRKNAHLSEE
- the rpsR gene encoding 30S ribosomal protein S18, with translation MATGKKRGFFTQKICRFCAEKIQYIDFHDIKLLKPLISERGKIVPSRISGNCAGHQRQLTEAVKRARNIALLPFSVEY
- a CDS encoding peptide ABC transporter substrate-binding protein, translated to MLIKKILIWTPILLVAILLQSFFWVPTYDDQATGNPKRLLRYIEATTGDARILNPILSADSASSDINERVFDGLLDLDDQLRLRPRLAKSWEQFEEAYLIWNPSWEHPDIKTPKQLARQLIRHLKVNKGWRSNLKKVEVIKRDASEGKIKVTERDAEGRPVLENGKPKRKSVDYKIESPLVINFTLKTIDQDFFKPIQNFLGQEYFDSFPYQHFIRAKNNSNQLQLESQYQELLQVTEHNPVIIFDLKENIRFHDGHVFDSGDVLFTYESIMDPSNLSPRRSDYEPVKKAEPLGPHQIKFTYKRLFSPAINAWTMGILPEHLLNKNVLEKEAKAKGLIGKDAAAFTLQDTTFNRHPIGTGPFRFVEWQSDELIRLERNPDYWDGPPEFEEFVMRVIPDALTRELEFYAGAVDNYDVEPYQVKRLANDPRYQSFSTVGFNYSYIGYNLRKPLFKDPEVRRALGMALDVEKIIKYVIYEQGERVTGPYPKITDWYDPSVKPLPYDPEGAIEILNRLGWEKNADGWLEKDGKEFEFNLITNNGNPSRKAILTVVQNQWRKIGIKCNTQLFEWAVFLKDFVNSMKFDALILGWSMGIDPDLYQLWHSSQTGPRQLNFVGFENEKADELIVRIRQEYDHDRQIEMAHKLHALIAKEQPYTFLFVGKAARLLDKKLVIVDQNPDGTESYRKITPVKGGNIRYYFNQWRKLPKAPEFAASQ
- the dnaB gene encoding replicative DNA helicase, translating into MSLRKLPPYLEEAEQYVLGACLFSPDGISRTLEILEEGDFYKTSHRKIFACMCRLFEAAQPIDVLTLAETLRKENELDDIGGLDYLDFLEGLVPTSAAIAHHAKIVREKRILRDLIETATEIVTNSYDDSEEAETILDRAEQAIFQISERKSKRNFFSLKEIVKSNFDAIEKLFENPGTVTGLESGFKDLDQLTSGFQPSDLIIVAGRPSMGKTSFALDMARFIATRRGKTVGLFSLEMSKEQIGLRLLCSEARMSSVKLRTGFIPSSSWPDLTAAAGRLSEAPLFIDDSADLSTLDLRARARRLMAEHNLGIIVIDYLQLMHGRSGTESRQLEISEISRGIKGLAKELNIPIIALSQLSRGVESRTDKRPLLSDLRESGSIEQDADVVMFIYRDEVYNPESPDVGVAEILIRKQRNGPIGDVRLAFQKESTRFDNLSHFEQAAPEFQENAVPPTI
- a CDS encoding VCBS repeat-containing protein, whose translation is MKTILTKIPISVLAVIGLISCDLPQAKPPPDLFRKIHLARVGQGPGYLASGDLDLDGFPDIISCNSKGHSLSILWGKGDGTFEDPQTQTTGLEPSFAMITDVNQDEVPDLIFNSRGSDAVLVQLGRGKRQFLKPVRIPTGKVPLAIIPGNFNEDDALDLAVTLTFNKVQIFLGVGDGSFKQGDTYQTGSRSLSGVASDFDRDGHTDLALAVSSSTTSSIRLYSGSGEGTFKQVKRIALNLRPLILIQKDMNGDGTEDLVFSTAIQDNLYAMMVKADGTFEEPEAFSGGGGPISLVAEDFDGDHKPDVAVANSRSSSFSLITRTREGGFYFPTRDYVTGSTPLALTSSDFNQDGKMDIAVSSNTDGTVEVYLNQRGLR
- a CDS encoding 50S ribosomal protein L9, which encodes MKVLLKEDVEHVGSVGDEVDVKDGFARNFLIPRGKALHATPKNVKAYTHQKMVVMKRLKKLQAGAQEVADKIAALTCTVKKKVGEQGKLFGSVTSQEIGDFLRAQGVNIDRRRIQLSEPIKKLGEFEVPVKLHPEVTGKIKVVVESEDPEPEAPAAEAAEEVETNTEAPEEETTAEKETEE
- the ssb gene encoding single-stranded DNA-binding protein, which gives rise to MASYNKVLLMGNLTRDPELRFTASGAAVASFGLAVNRKYKSGDEWKEDVCFVDITVWGRTAENCTEYLNKGSGVFIEGRLNFQSWEAQDGQKRNKLEVVANVVQFLGKSGSGKPSMDMDGGGGGMGEGAPPKDDIPF
- a CDS encoding tetratricopeptide repeat protein — protein: MIKTFQTFLISVLLMVSSLTFAQGETQEFALPPMQMGETLLKMGQFEGAEAIYSKLFETGAENPYVVRGLVKAKAGLKKIEEVTGFLEEYLKKNPDSSSVLYGLGLASFINKNSEKAESYLNRAIEKNSQNSPAYNTLAVLYFDKNDYQNAIKKLQTAIDKSPGDLLVYRNLLRTYQAMGKEETFLKEFEAAKAQKSRANTLGYGRAYAAYLRQEGFKAYGAGNVNKTFEQMTAMLKVYQDIKHPTGEVSALFSLALLEEERGQKNAALEHYRKLLKINPDHIQARERIKEIEQGIKNQ